Part of the Aureitalea marina genome, GATGTGGTTAATATCCACAAGAACAAACAACTTATTCCAATTCAGCACATACTGTATCGTGATTTGGTCAGTAATCCTGAATCTACTATTAGAGAGATCTGTAAGTTTATTGGAATTATTTGGAGTCCGGACCTATTGAATAGCAATAAGTCTGAGGTTCTCAATATCCCTGAAAATGAGCGATGGCAGCATGGTCTGGCCTTGGAAAAGCCCAATACCGATCGGATTTCCGCCTACAAGGATGAGTTAGATCAGGCAGAAATAGCGATCACCGAATATCTTTTGAAGGATGAACTGGATTATTTTGGGATGCCTCAACCAACCTACAGAACTACCTACACCACCTATTGGGAGGTGTTTAAGATTTACACATATCGGCTTCAAAAGAGTCTAGGTGTGGCCTGCTTTTGATTGATGACATGATGGAGAAGTATTTTAAGAACTTTCTATTTTTCTACAAGGCAATTGGGAATAGGCTTTTTGTTGCTCTAACTCTAAATGTCCTGGTAGGAATTTTAGATGGATTGGGGTTGGCCATGTTCCTGCCTTTACTTCAAATGGTTAGTGACAATGGTGGTGAGATAGAGGGTAAATCTGCTGTGATCGAGGGAATGTTCTCCTCAATGGGTTTGGAGCTGAACCTGTTCTCCGTGCTGTTGTTCATGGTGTCCATATTCGCGGTAAAGGGACTGATCAAATTTCTCTCGTTTTCTTTTCAGGTAATAATTCTTCAGTCATTTATCCGGACCGTACGGATCGATATGTTCGACAAATTTCATGTTTTGAATTACAAATACTTTACCCAATCTGATTTTGGAAGATTACAGAATTCGGTGACGGCAGAGGTATCCCGTGTTGGTCAGGCTTGTCGGTCATATTTGAAGACAATGGAGGCTTTAGTTCTAGTAATGACCTATCTTGTTCTGGCCTTTATCACAAACCCTCAATTTTCCCTCCTCGTTACCGTTGTAGCTGGCTTGACCAATTTTCTGTATAAGTTCATCAATCGAAAGACAAAAGGCCAATCAAGAATATTGGTCAAACGCAATGATTTTTTCCAGGGAATGGTTTTGGAGTACCTAAACAATTTCAAATACTTAAAGGTTTCCGGAAAAATTCAGGTCTTTGGGGAGAGGCTTACTAAGGGGATCAAGCAAGTTGAGGAAACCAATAAAAGAATCGGGATCCTCAATGGAATAGCTTTGACCATACGTGAACCTATTTTGATTTTCGTGCTCTCAGCAGTTATGTTGGTACAGGTGGAAGTTCTTGGTGGTTCACTGGGATTGATTCTGCTTTCCATCGTTTTTTTCTACCGGGCCTTACAGGTTGTATTGGTCATGCAGAATCAATACAACGTATTTCTTTCAGTAGAAGGGTCTTTGCGAAATTTAGAGCAAATACAACGCGAATTCGATGATCACCATCAAGATACAGCTGGTCGTACTTTTACGGGGCTTCGCTCTTTTATTCGATTAGATGGCATCCGTTTCGGTTTTGGCGATCGGATTGTATTGAACAATATTGACCTCATTATTCCAGAGAATAAAACGATGGCCTTTGTGGGACCCAGCGGCAGTGGTAAGACCACATTGATCAATTTGATCGCCGGACTCCTGTCGCCGGATTCTGGTCAAATTTTATATGACCATAAGCCAATATATGAGTATGACATTTCCAGTTTGCAGAGTAGGATAGGATACATAACGCAGGAGGCAGTTGTTTTTAGTGATACGCTTTTTAACAATATCTCGCTTTGGGATAAAATGACGGATGAGAATTTATCGCGCTATGAGCGGGTTGTTCAAGACGCTGCAATGGATGAGTTTGTGGAAACAGATAGTGCAGAAAATCAAGTTAGCGGACTTAATCTGAGCGGTGGTCAAAGACAGCGAGTTTCTATAGCTCGAGAGTTGTTTAAAGAACCTGACATTCTAATCATGGACGAGGCAACCTCATCTTTGGACTCTGCAACCGAGGCGGTAATTCAAAGAAGGATCAACGAATTTTCAGGAAAAAAGACCATCCTTATCGTGGCACACCGATTATCAACCGTTAAAAAGGCCGACATAGTCGTATATCTGAATGCTGGAAATATAGAAGCTCAAGGAACGTATGAAGAATTAATGGATACAGTACCTAAGTTTCAGAAGATGGTGGAATTACAGAACCTGTAAATTGGTCGACACCTAGTATTAGGTTCATATGATTTTTTAGCATGGGTCCGGAACGATGTTAATTATGCAACTGTTTAAGAAAACACCCAAGAAGAGAGGTTATTTTGTCCATATTCCGAAAACCGCCGGTGGGAGCATGCGGTATTTCAGCCGGCATGTCGGTCTAGAAATCGTGGGGCATAATCTTCGTGACCCTAATTATCAATATTTCAAGGATTATGAGGATAGAATGTCATATTTCTCTTTTGCATTTGCACGGAACCCGCTAGATCGTGCCGTTTCAGCATTTCAATTTTTAAGTGAAGGGGGCATAAATGAAGAAGATCAAAAAGACGCTCAGCAATACGTTAGTCCTTATAAGGGAGACTTTAATGCTTTTGTTCATTCGGAATTGACAAAAGGTGAGGTGTTAAAGCAGTTACACTTTATGCCCCAGCATAATTGGATTACGGATTCTGCTGGAAAACTATGTGTGGATATGATATGTCGTTTTGAGAACTTAGAGCAGGAGGTTACCAAACTTAACCAACTACTAAATATCACTAAACACTTCGAAATGCCACTAAAGAATCCAAGTGCCAAGGGGAAGAGAATCATTGACTCGAAATCTGAATCGATCATCAGGGAGGTCTACTACAAGGACTATCTAATGTTTAATTACTAGCCGGGTTGGGAAATCAATAGTCAGTGAAAAAAAATCCGCAAATTCAATTCATTTCATCCAAA contains:
- a CDS encoding ABC transporter ATP-binding protein translates to MEKYFKNFLFFYKAIGNRLFVALTLNVLVGILDGLGLAMFLPLLQMVSDNGGEIEGKSAVIEGMFSSMGLELNLFSVLLFMVSIFAVKGLIKFLSFSFQVIILQSFIRTVRIDMFDKFHVLNYKYFTQSDFGRLQNSVTAEVSRVGQACRSYLKTMEALVLVMTYLVLAFITNPQFSLLVTVVAGLTNFLYKFINRKTKGQSRILVKRNDFFQGMVLEYLNNFKYLKVSGKIQVFGERLTKGIKQVEETNKRIGILNGIALTIREPILIFVLSAVMLVQVEVLGGSLGLILLSIVFFYRALQVVLVMQNQYNVFLSVEGSLRNLEQIQREFDDHHQDTAGRTFTGLRSFIRLDGIRFGFGDRIVLNNIDLIIPENKTMAFVGPSGSGKTTLINLIAGLLSPDSGQILYDHKPIYEYDISSLQSRIGYITQEAVVFSDTLFNNISLWDKMTDENLSRYERVVQDAAMDEFVETDSAENQVSGLNLSGGQRQRVSIARELFKEPDILIMDEATSSLDSATEAVIQRRINEFSGKKTILIVAHRLSTVKKADIVVYLNAGNIEAQGTYEELMDTVPKFQKMVELQNL
- a CDS encoding sulfotransferase family 2 domain-containing protein: MQLFKKTPKKRGYFVHIPKTAGGSMRYFSRHVGLEIVGHNLRDPNYQYFKDYEDRMSYFSFAFARNPLDRAVSAFQFLSEGGINEEDQKDAQQYVSPYKGDFNAFVHSELTKGEVLKQLHFMPQHNWITDSAGKLCVDMICRFENLEQEVTKLNQLLNITKHFEMPLKNPSAKGKRIIDSKSESIIREVYYKDYLMFNY